A stretch of the Dichotomicrobium thermohalophilum genome encodes the following:
- a CDS encoding sel1 repeat family protein codes for MRQGRVIGKREQPVREAVPPSLTRSRPMEKLVAAFVAAGLAGPACALAAAPAQSPPARAEAPTAAPPLDASRLADRATPDAMALQPIILAQQSGFSVTDISGPPDEPLPLEISLPPEDGDLFRVIMVRGLPDDFKLTAGVSLDDAWALSPAEISSVALVAPPDYNGEFSMEVLFIRGNGDAREQEIVNVRIGPEPKREVPTSATNGTDQPQAKESSLSPEMQKSMFDRAEAMMAGGDIAGARLILRYLADQGVAGAAYAMGQSFDPGFLQDIYVRGGDPSNVEKAREWYRRAAEMGNADARSRLTALE; via the coding sequence GTGAGACAGGGCCGGGTGATCGGTAAGCGTGAGCAGCCTGTCCGGGAGGCCGTCCCGCCCAGCCTGACGCGGTCTCGGCCGATGGAAAAGCTTGTCGCCGCCTTCGTTGCGGCCGGGCTTGCCGGGCCGGCCTGCGCCCTGGCCGCCGCGCCAGCACAGTCTCCTCCAGCCCGCGCAGAAGCGCCGACAGCCGCCCCGCCGCTCGACGCCAGCCGCCTGGCCGACCGCGCGACACCGGACGCCATGGCGCTGCAGCCGATCATCCTTGCCCAGCAGAGCGGCTTCTCCGTCACCGATATCTCCGGACCGCCAGACGAGCCGCTGCCCCTCGAGATCAGCCTGCCGCCCGAGGACGGCGACCTGTTCCGCGTCATTATGGTTCGCGGCCTGCCGGACGACTTCAAGCTGACCGCAGGTGTCTCGCTGGATGACGCATGGGCGTTGTCGCCCGCCGAGATCTCGAGCGTCGCACTGGTCGCACCGCCGGACTACAACGGTGAATTTTCAATGGAGGTGCTGTTCATCCGCGGCAACGGGGATGCGCGCGAGCAGGAGATCGTGAATGTACGCATCGGCCCTGAGCCGAAGCGCGAGGTCCCAACCAGTGCGACCAATGGGACAGACCAGCCGCAGGCGAAGGAATCATCCCTGTCACCGGAAATGCAGAAGTCGATGTTCGACCGCGCCGAAGCGATGATGGCGGGCGGCGACATCGCGGGTGCGCGGCTGATCCTGCGCTATCTGGCCGACCAGGGCGTCGCTGGGGCGGCCTACGCGATGGGCCAGAGCTTCGACCCCGGCTTCCTGCAGGATATCTACGTGCGTGGCGGGGACCCCTCGAATGTCGAGAAGGCCCGGGAATGGTATCGCCGGGCAGCGGAAATGGGCAACGCGGACGCGCGCTCGCGGCTGACGGCGCTGGAATAG
- the ykgO gene encoding type B 50S ribosomal protein L36, whose product MKVKNSIKSLRKRHRDNRLVRRKGRIYIINKTNPRCKARQG is encoded by the coding sequence ATGAAAGTCAAAAACTCGATCAAATCGCTGCGCAAGCGCCACCGGGACAACCGCCTCGTCCGGCGCAAGGGCCGCATCTACATCATTAACAAGACGAATCCGCGCTGCAAGGCACGCCAGGGCTGA